The following proteins are encoded in a genomic region of Gimesia algae:
- a CDS encoding CTP synthase, with product MQHYSTTSRETDREMTKHTTKHIFVTGGVVSSLGKGLTSASIGLLLEQRGLRVRMQKLDPYINIDPGTMNPYEHGEVYVLDDGSETDLDLGHYERFTNSPLSRKSNYTTGQIYQRVIEKERRGEYLGATVQVIPHITDEIKESIYNLTSSDVDVVITELGGTVGDIEGLPFLEAIRQIPLDIGKENCLFIHLTLVPYIKAAGEMKTKPTQHSVGLLRQIGIQPDVLIVRTERPMEKDHADKIALFCNVEKGAVIEEVDTEYSIYEVPQGLADDGLDKLIVKKLEIDAEPLDLSNWRSLLNRVKNPEHEVTIAVVGKYIDHKDAYKSIYESLFHAGFHHSTRILLKRIEAEEIERQGTEALLSNVDGILVPGGFGKRGIEGKIASVKFARENKIPYFGICLGMQCAVIEFARNVLGLPDAHSTEFNSESSAPVICLLEEQKEITEKGGTMRLGAQDCIISKDSHAHTCYGADSISERHRHRYEFNPEYRKPMIEAGMIPTGTSPNGNLVEIVEIPDHPWYLAVQFHPEFKSKPVSPHPLFAGFVGAALNYHQQKVRVSV from the coding sequence ATGCAACATTATTCAACGACGTCTCGAGAAACAGATCGCGAAATGACCAAACACACAACAAAACATATTTTTGTGACTGGCGGAGTAGTCAGCTCTTTGGGTAAAGGCCTGACTTCGGCATCCATCGGACTCCTGCTGGAACAGCGCGGCTTACGAGTCCGTATGCAGAAGCTCGACCCTTACATTAACATTGATCCTGGAACAATGAACCCTTATGAGCATGGCGAAGTTTATGTGCTCGATGATGGTTCAGAAACCGACCTGGACCTGGGGCACTACGAGCGATTCACCAATAGTCCTCTCTCGCGAAAATCGAATTACACAACTGGCCAGATTTATCAGCGTGTGATTGAAAAAGAACGTCGCGGCGAATACCTGGGGGCCACTGTGCAAGTGATTCCCCATATCACAGACGAAATCAAAGAGTCGATTTATAACCTGACCAGTTCCGATGTCGACGTGGTGATTACAGAACTGGGCGGTACGGTAGGCGATATCGAAGGGCTCCCCTTCCTGGAAGCAATTCGTCAGATTCCTCTGGATATCGGCAAGGAAAACTGCCTGTTTATCCATCTGACTCTGGTCCCTTACATCAAAGCCGCCGGGGAAATGAAAACGAAACCGACGCAGCATAGTGTAGGCCTGCTTCGTCAAATTGGTATCCAGCCCGATGTTTTGATTGTCCGCACAGAGCGTCCGATGGAGAAAGACCATGCCGACAAAATCGCCTTGTTCTGTAATGTCGAAAAAGGGGCCGTTATTGAAGAGGTCGATACGGAGTATTCAATTTACGAAGTTCCACAGGGGCTTGCCGACGATGGCCTGGACAAGCTGATCGTCAAAAAACTGGAAATTGATGCGGAACCATTGGATCTGTCAAACTGGCGTTCCCTGTTGAACCGCGTCAAGAACCCCGAACATGAAGTCACGATTGCAGTGGTCGGCAAATACATCGATCACAAAGATGCCTATAAATCGATTTATGAATCGCTGTTTCATGCCGGCTTCCACCATTCCACACGTATCCTGCTCAAGCGGATCGAAGCAGAAGAAATCGAACGCCAGGGTACTGAAGCACTGCTGTCGAATGTAGACGGAATTCTGGTCCCCGGAGGCTTTGGCAAACGTGGCATCGAAGGAAAGATAGCTTCTGTTAAATTTGCCCGTGAGAATAAAATACCCTACTTTGGTATCTGCCTGGGGATGCAGTGTGCTGTCATTGAGTTTGCCCGAAATGTCCTGGGACTGCCTGATGCACACAGTACCGAATTTAACAGCGAATCAAGTGCTCCTGTAATCTGCCTGCTGGAAGAACAGAAAGAGATTACTGAGAAAGGCGGCACGATGCGATTGGGCGCCCAGGACTGCATCATCTCCAAGGACTCACATGCTCATACCTGCTACGGCGCTGACTCAATCAGCGAGCGTCATCGCCATCGCTATGAATTCAATCCTGAATACCGCAAACCAATGATTGAAGCGGGTATGATTCCAACCGGAACCAGTCCCAATGGTAACCTGGTAGAAATTGTTGAGATTCCAGACCATCCCTGGTATCTGGCAGTGCAGTTTCATCCGGAATTCAAATCGAAACCAGTCAGTCCGCACCCCCTCTTTGCAGGCTTTGTCGGTGCCGCTTTGAATTATCATCAACAGAAAGTACGGGTCTCTGTCTGA
- a CDS encoding AAA family ATPase: MLKRITLHNFMSHAFTEIELSPGLTVLTGPNNCGKSAFVSALQVLAENTSGDYMVRHGAKECRVIVETDDGHVIEWKRKKKVVSYTIDGQDFHRLRNSVPEILTEVLRLAKVKSGDSDEFDVHFGEQKSPIFLLGDRGSRAARFFASSSDASVLIEMQKLHRSKVKAAQQEYQRQQAEQKQNAATLELLQPVPDLESRLETLDQTYQALQAEIQQIQQLEILIQGLTQASERVELYARRAACLSDLPTELQQENERPLEVLVHRWQGIEQEQQRSQVAVTALLPLSIPPTIEDESALAELIKETELQSVICQYSVATHSCLEDLQDPPQLTSPDNLEKLIARLSTAAERVQVDQQEAQILAKCVPPPELVDGAHLTQVCQQWTALETEFLERKQIHAKAEAAFERVCSELREWVAENPTCPTCGAELEPDQFLQSAETGLRGHSHDA, from the coding sequence ATGTTGAAACGGATTACACTACATAACTTTATGAGCCATGCGTTTACCGAGATCGAGCTGTCGCCCGGGTTAACCGTGTTGACGGGGCCCAATAACTGCGGTAAGTCAGCGTTCGTTTCTGCGCTGCAGGTTCTGGCTGAAAATACCTCTGGCGATTACATGGTCAGGCACGGTGCAAAAGAGTGCCGGGTGATCGTGGAAACCGATGATGGCCACGTCATCGAATGGAAGCGCAAAAAGAAAGTGGTCAGCTACACGATTGACGGGCAGGATTTTCATCGCCTCCGAAACAGCGTCCCGGAGATCCTGACCGAAGTTCTGCGGCTGGCGAAAGTCAAGTCGGGGGACAGCGATGAATTCGACGTGCATTTCGGCGAGCAGAAGTCGCCCATTTTTCTGTTAGGGGACCGGGGCAGTCGTGCCGCCCGGTTCTTTGCGTCTTCCTCTGATGCATCGGTCCTGATCGAAATGCAGAAGCTGCACCGCAGTAAAGTCAAAGCGGCGCAGCAGGAATATCAGCGACAGCAGGCCGAGCAGAAACAGAACGCCGCAACTCTGGAACTCCTGCAGCCAGTTCCGGATCTGGAATCGCGACTCGAAACACTCGACCAGACGTATCAGGCACTCCAGGCCGAAATACAACAGATTCAGCAGCTGGAAATCCTGATTCAGGGGCTGACCCAAGCTAGCGAACGCGTAGAGCTTTATGCCCGCCGCGCTGCCTGTTTGAGCGACTTACCGACGGAACTCCAGCAGGAAAATGAGCGTCCACTGGAAGTGCTCGTCCATCGCTGGCAGGGCATCGAACAGGAACAGCAGCGGTCCCAGGTTGCCGTCACCGCTTTACTGCCTTTGAGTATCCCGCCAACCATTGAAGATGAGTCCGCGCTGGCGGAACTTATCAAAGAGACAGAACTGCAATCCGTGATCTGCCAGTATTCGGTTGCCACACACAGTTGCCTGGAAGATCTGCAGGATCCACCGCAGTTGACCTCACCAGACAATCTGGAAAAGCTGATCGCTCGACTGTCCACGGCGGCAGAGCGGGTCCAAGTGGATCAGCAGGAAGCACAAATACTCGCGAAATGTGTTCCGCCCCCTGAATTGGTTGATGGCGCCCACCTGACGCAGGTCTGTCAGCAGTGGACCGCTCTAGAAACCGAGTTTCTGGAACGGAAACAGATTCACGCAAAAGCGGAAGCAGCGTTTGAACGCGTGTGTTCGGAACTGCGAGAGTGGGTGGCAGAGAATCCGACCTGCCCGACCTGCGGTGCAGAGCTGGAACCAGATCAGTTTTTGCAGTCTGCAGAGACCGGATTGAGAGGGCACTCGCATGACGCATGA
- a CDS encoding response regulator transcription factor produces MSTDYTILLIEDDREISSTLSGVIKSAGYNVLVAPNGLEGQKLAQSENPDLVITDMMMPKMGGFPVLESLKSLPSPPRVIMITANEGGRHKAYAEMLGVDDYLRKPFAMDIFLDAIARVLAKDSSDDEKPAKGPVTRSRKKS; encoded by the coding sequence ATGTCAACCGATTATACGATTTTATTGATCGAAGATGACCGTGAAATTTCAAGTACGCTAAGCGGTGTCATCAAGTCAGCAGGTTACAATGTGCTTGTTGCCCCCAATGGTCTGGAAGGCCAAAAACTGGCACAATCTGAAAACCCGGACCTGGTCATTACCGATATGATGATGCCCAAAATGGGTGGTTTCCCAGTACTGGAGTCTCTGAAATCGCTCCCCTCACCTCCCAGGGTCATCATGATTACTGCGAACGAAGGAGGGCGCCATAAAGCTTACGCTGAAATGCTGGGCGTGGATGATTATCTGCGAAAACCATTCGCAATGGATATTTTTCTTGATGCCATCGCACGCGTCCTCGCTAAAGACAGCAGTGACGACGAGAAACCAGCCAAAGGACCAGTTACCCGTTCTCGCAAAAAGTCCTGA
- a CDS encoding POT family MFS transporter codes for MSSPTYKTAPVPSKKMPTGIPYIVGNEAAERFSYYGMRGILVVFMTQYMLNSEGMDDHMSDQQASTYFHLFVAACYFFPLLGSIISDIFWGKYRTILVLSMVYCFGHLALAIDETRTGLLIGLTLIAIGAGGIKPCVSAHVGDQFGSQNQHLLSRVFGWFYLSINMGAFVSSLLIPVILEEYGPHYAFGLPGVLMLIATILFWLGRNEFVHIPASGWKKFRSETFSREGMQALLNLCVLFYVFLPVFWSLFDQTGSSWVLQGQKMNLKLGEYVLNPAQMQALNPLFILLLVPTFTYLIYPLIEKVFPLTPLRKISIGFFVASASFAISALLESWINRTPDNPPHIFWQAVPYLVLTSAEVMVSITCLEFSYTQAPKSIKSFIMSLFWLAVTVGNLLTAGVNKINMIDKNRSYLEGANYFWFFSGLMLVAAILFVFVAQRYKGKNYIQDDGTDESQATAEGIQVQ; via the coding sequence ATGTCATCGCCAACTTATAAGACCGCCCCCGTTCCTTCGAAAAAAATGCCGACCGGCATCCCCTATATTGTCGGTAACGAGGCTGCTGAACGCTTCAGTTACTACGGGATGCGGGGGATTCTCGTGGTCTTCATGACTCAGTACATGCTGAATTCAGAAGGCATGGATGATCACATGAGCGATCAGCAGGCAAGTACTTATTTCCATCTGTTTGTCGCCGCCTGTTATTTTTTTCCGCTGCTGGGATCCATTATTTCTGATATCTTCTGGGGAAAGTATCGCACAATTCTGGTCCTCTCTATGGTTTACTGCTTCGGGCATCTGGCTCTGGCCATCGATGAAACGCGCACAGGACTGCTGATCGGTTTAACATTAATCGCCATTGGGGCGGGGGGCATCAAACCCTGTGTCTCCGCGCATGTGGGAGACCAGTTTGGCAGCCAGAACCAGCATCTGCTCAGCCGGGTGTTCGGCTGGTTCTACCTGTCGATCAACATGGGGGCGTTTGTTTCCTCTTTGTTGATTCCGGTCATACTTGAGGAGTATGGACCGCATTATGCATTCGGTCTTCCCGGGGTGCTGATGCTGATTGCCACCATTCTGTTCTGGCTGGGACGCAATGAATTTGTACATATCCCCGCTTCCGGCTGGAAAAAATTTCGCTCCGAAACATTCAGCCGGGAAGGTATGCAGGCACTGCTTAATCTCTGCGTTCTGTTTTATGTCTTTCTGCCCGTCTTCTGGTCACTTTTCGATCAGACCGGTTCCTCCTGGGTGCTGCAGGGGCAAAAGATGAATCTGAAATTGGGTGAGTATGTACTGAATCCGGCACAAATGCAGGCACTCAATCCCCTGTTTATTCTGTTGCTGGTACCGACCTTCACCTACCTGATTTACCCTTTGATCGAGAAGGTCTTCCCGCTGACTCCCCTGCGTAAAATTTCGATCGGCTTCTTTGTGGCGTCAGCCTCGTTTGCAATTAGCGCCCTGCTCGAGTCATGGATTAATCGTACTCCGGATAACCCCCCACACATTTTCTGGCAGGCCGTTCCCTACCTGGTATTAACGTCTGCGGAAGTCATGGTCTCTATTACTTGTCTGGAGTTCTCTTACACCCAGGCACCCAAGTCAATAAAATCTTTTATTATGTCCTTATTCTGGCTGGCAGTCACAGTCGGGAACCTGCTGACCGCGGGGGTGAATAAGATCAACATGATTGATAAAAACCGCTCCTATCTCGAAGGGGCGAATTACTTCTGGTTTTTCTCCGGCCTGATGCTGGTTGCAGCGATACTATTTGTCTTCGTGGCTCAGCGGTACAAAGGCAAAAACTACATTCAGGATGACGGCACAGACGAATCGCAGGCGACAGCAGAAGGGATTCAGGTCCAGTGA
- a CDS encoding phosphoribosylanthranilate isomerase, with protein sequence MWIKICGIQDPETACMVADLGATALGLNFYSPSPRSIDLTTAKEIQTAIGPRAVTLVGLFVNHSLLDVITVCDALNLNMIQLHGEEPPEFLAELAHQFSELTIIKAIRTRDSDLSFLESYLKSCDRTGKRPDHILIDAYSPAAYGGTGHLAPWQMISEEYQYSDWPKLILAGGLTPENVAEAIGAVHPFGVDTASGVENQPGVKNRAQVEAFINQAKK encoded by the coding sequence ATGTGGATTAAAATTTGTGGTATACAAGACCCCGAAACTGCGTGCATGGTCGCCGATCTGGGCGCTACCGCTCTGGGTCTGAATTTTTATTCCCCCTCCCCCCGCTCCATTGATCTCACCACAGCCAAAGAAATCCAGACAGCAATCGGCCCCCGAGCGGTCACGCTGGTTGGATTATTTGTCAATCACTCACTGCTAGATGTGATCACAGTCTGTGACGCGCTCAACTTAAATATGATCCAGTTGCATGGCGAGGAGCCACCCGAGTTTCTCGCAGAACTGGCTCACCAGTTCTCTGAACTTACCATCATCAAGGCGATTCGCACCAGAGATTCAGACCTCTCATTCTTGGAGTCGTATCTGAAGTCCTGTGACCGAACCGGAAAACGTCCTGACCACATACTGATAGACGCTTATTCACCTGCAGCTTACGGAGGCACAGGTCATCTCGCTCCCTGGCAAATGATTAGCGAAGAATATCAGTACAGCGACTGGCCTAAGCTGATTTTGGCAGGAGGACTGACACCAGAAAATGTGGCAGAAGCAATCGGTGCCGTTCATCCCTTTGGTGTCGATACTGCCAGTGGAGTCGAAAATCAACCGGGAGTGAAAAACCGGGCTCAAGTTGAAGCCTTCATAAACCAGGCGAAAAAGTAA
- the kdsB gene encoding 3-deoxy-manno-octulosonate cytidylyltransferase, whose protein sequence is MQVCGVIPARLQSTRLPGKLLLNETGKTLIQHTWEAAASSEKLDRLIVATDSLEIMECVHGFGGKACLTGEHPNGTDRIAEVAMHELFDAEILVNIQGDEPEISPVFIDKLIEVLIQSPTADMATLATPIRELDQLQDSSCTKVVCRTDGSAMYFSRLPIPFTRDQNPEIFLPEQSPWLLHLGIYAYRRAFLLNLTQIPPTPLEQLEKLEQLRALESGATIQVAQVSHPSVGIDTPEDYAQFVSRYQQNQ, encoded by the coding sequence GTGCAAGTGTGCGGCGTTATTCCCGCCAGACTGCAATCAACTCGACTACCCGGAAAACTATTGCTGAACGAAACGGGTAAAACGTTAATTCAGCATACCTGGGAAGCCGCCGCCAGTTCCGAAAAGCTGGATCGGTTGATCGTCGCCACAGACAGTCTGGAAATCATGGAATGTGTACATGGATTTGGCGGGAAAGCCTGTCTGACAGGTGAGCACCCCAATGGTACCGACCGAATTGCAGAAGTGGCAATGCACGAGCTATTTGATGCTGAAATTCTGGTGAATATCCAGGGAGATGAGCCTGAGATCTCACCCGTTTTTATCGACAAGCTTATAGAAGTATTGATTCAGTCTCCAACTGCAGATATGGCTACTCTGGCGACTCCGATTCGTGAATTGGATCAGTTGCAGGATTCTTCGTGTACTAAAGTCGTCTGCCGGACTGATGGCTCTGCAATGTACTTTAGTCGCCTGCCAATCCCTTTTACACGTGATCAGAACCCGGAAATATTCCTGCCTGAGCAGAGCCCCTGGCTGCTACATCTGGGTATCTATGCATACCGCCGGGCTTTCCTGCTGAATCTGACTCAGATTCCACCGACTCCTCTGGAACAGTTAGAAAAGCTGGAACAGCTACGCGCTCTGGAATCAGGTGCCACTATTCAAGTCGCTCAAGTCTCCCACCCTTCAGTGGGTATTGATACTCCGGAAGATTACGCACAATTTGTCTCACGCTATCAGCAGAACCAGTGA
- a CDS encoding DUF342 domain-containing protein — translation MTNDQPGAVPDIETLTEQFQKLNKRKIESERDLVNAEKNLNELKQQAQEEYGTDQLEELKTKLQQIKDENARKRAEYHQSLEKIEAELTKIETAYNASDAP, via the coding sequence ATGACGAATGACCAGCCGGGAGCTGTTCCCGATATTGAAACGCTGACTGAACAGTTCCAGAAACTGAATAAACGCAAGATTGAATCCGAACGCGATCTGGTAAACGCCGAAAAGAATCTGAACGAGCTCAAACAGCAGGCTCAGGAAGAGTATGGGACCGATCAGCTGGAAGAACTCAAAACGAAGTTGCAGCAGATCAAAGATGAAAATGCCCGTAAGCGGGCCGAGTACCATCAGAGTCTGGAAAAGATTGAGGCGGAACTCACCAAAATTGAAACGGCCTACAACGCGTCCGATGCACCCTGA
- a CDS encoding DUF420 domain-containing protein, translating into MAHGFLGYRSTFMLDFVVSALILIVPLLLFSLFTVKIKRNFSLHKKLQILLGAVLLVAVTAFEIDVQLMHGGWQNIVDQRETPLTPEQFQYVRNVLYVHLVFAVSTPLLWATTLFLALKRIPDPPKPCAHSGLHKKLGWISTIDITLTSVTGLYWYYVALVVSS; encoded by the coding sequence ATGGCGCATGGATTTTTAGGCTATCGCTCAACATTCATGTTGGATTTTGTTGTCTCGGCACTCATCCTGATCGTGCCTTTACTGTTATTCAGTCTCTTCACAGTCAAAATTAAACGTAATTTTTCCTTACACAAAAAACTGCAGATATTGCTGGGAGCGGTACTGCTGGTTGCGGTAACTGCGTTTGAAATCGACGTGCAACTCATGCACGGAGGTTGGCAGAATATTGTCGATCAGCGCGAGACACCATTAACCCCCGAACAGTTCCAGTACGTTCGGAATGTGTTGTATGTCCACCTGGTTTTTGCTGTCAGTACACCACTGTTATGGGCTACAACACTGTTTCTGGCATTGAAACGGATTCCTGATCCGCCCAAACCCTGTGCGCACAGTGGTCTTCATAAGAAGCTGGGCTGGATCTCGACAATTGATATCACGCTGACGTCAGTAACAGGCTTGTATTGGTACTACGTCGCACTTGTTGTCAGCAGTTGA
- a CDS encoding lactonase family protein codes for MLSQTQYFLYVTMLSGAVCSTLFTETARGADQYWVYVGTYTRGSDSKGIYQLLLDSETGKLTHVDATENVVNPSFLAIHPNQKFLYAVNEINDFPHGIVDFPNLPSGAVSAFSIDSDSGKLTFLNQIASEGGSPCYLVVDRTGTTVLVANYSNGRICSFSLKKDGAIDDCKSVIQHSGSSINPQRQQSPHAHSINLDPENKYAVAADLGIDKLLIYIFDPKQGVLSPNSNGSHEIKMAPGAGPRHFAFHPSGKWGYVINELNLTVTAMNYNQKTGELEIIQTISTVPPGTDLKGNSTAEVQVHPSGKFLYGSNRGPNTLAMYRIDEQTGKLTSIGFQPTGGAMPRNFKIDPSGTFLLAANQNTNNIVVFRIDQKTGLLQPTGHEITIPKPVCIKFLPITATP; via the coding sequence ATGCTCTCGCAGACTCAATATTTCCTGTACGTCACCATGTTATCAGGTGCTGTCTGCTCAACCCTGTTCACTGAGACCGCCCGGGGCGCCGATCAATACTGGGTTTATGTGGGCACTTACACCCGCGGCAGTGACAGCAAAGGGATCTACCAGCTGCTGCTGGACAGCGAGACGGGTAAACTGACGCACGTGGATGCTACGGAAAATGTCGTAAACCCGTCGTTCCTGGCGATTCACCCCAATCAGAAATTCCTGTATGCTGTCAACGAAATCAATGATTTCCCCCATGGTATTGTTGATTTTCCAAATCTGCCCTCCGGAGCTGTCAGTGCGTTTTCGATTGACTCGGACAGTGGTAAGTTGACTTTTCTGAACCAGATTGCATCCGAGGGAGGCTCTCCCTGCTATCTGGTGGTCGACCGGACCGGAACAACAGTGCTCGTGGCCAATTACTCCAACGGGAGAATTTGTTCATTTTCGCTCAAAAAAGACGGTGCGATCGATGACTGCAAATCGGTAATACAACATAGCGGCTCAAGTATTAACCCCCAGCGTCAGCAGTCGCCCCACGCCCACTCCATCAACCTGGATCCTGAGAATAAATATGCGGTCGCAGCTGATTTAGGCATCGATAAGCTGCTTATATATATCTTTGATCCCAAACAGGGTGTTCTATCTCCGAATTCAAACGGCTCCCACGAGATCAAAATGGCCCCGGGAGCCGGACCGCGGCACTTTGCCTTTCATCCGAGCGGGAAATGGGGTTATGTGATCAACGAGCTGAACCTGACCGTGACTGCGATGAACTACAATCAAAAGACGGGCGAATTAGAGATTATTCAGACCATCTCGACTGTTCCACCGGGGACAGACTTAAAAGGAAATTCCACTGCGGAAGTACAAGTGCATCCTTCGGGGAAATTTTTGTATGGTTCGAACCGGGGGCCGAATACACTGGCCATGTACCGGATTGATGAGCAGACCGGCAAACTGACTTCTATCGGCTTCCAGCCTACTGGTGGCGCAATGCCACGCAATTTCAAGATTGATCCATCGGGAACGTTTCTGCTTGCGGCAAACCAGAATACAAACAACATCGTGGTATTCCGGATTGATCAGAAAACCGGTTTGTTACAGCCCACAGGTCATGAGATTACAATCCCCAAGCCGGTCTGCATCAAATTCCTGCCAATCACTGCTACCCCGTAG
- a CDS encoding metallophosphoesterase produces MTHEEYQGVLLIGDPHIEGRVPGFRKDDYPRVVLEKLKWCLQTAQEQRLLPVILGDLFHVPRDNQNWLLCELLTLFETPVYGIYGNHDCRENQLNEHDTLSILIQAGRYRLLSPETPWRGIMAGRSVLVGGTSWGQKLPKADAFQQEDESPLVVWVTHHDILVPGYEEQGHLRPYEIEGVAYVVNGHIHRQLEDVQKGQTTWVTPGNIIRRSRSDATQAHIPSVLKLEVTAAGWQRSNLVIPHEAFKDIFHPEVQDETEEGLPSAFISGLAELQSRRTDTGAGLKLFLEKNLPQFETTVATEIQKLADEVSSHDE; encoded by the coding sequence ATGACGCATGAGGAATACCAGGGAGTGCTGCTCATCGGGGATCCGCACATCGAGGGACGAGTTCCCGGGTTTCGCAAGGACGACTATCCCCGCGTGGTGCTGGAGAAACTAAAGTGGTGCCTGCAGACAGCGCAGGAGCAGAGGCTACTGCCTGTGATCCTGGGGGATCTGTTTCATGTCCCCCGTGACAATCAGAACTGGTTGCTCTGTGAATTGCTCACGCTCTTCGAAACGCCCGTGTATGGCATCTATGGGAACCACGACTGCCGGGAAAACCAGCTGAATGAACATGATACACTGAGCATTCTGATCCAGGCCGGCCGCTATCGGTTACTTTCGCCAGAAACCCCCTGGCGGGGCATCATGGCGGGGCGCTCTGTCCTGGTGGGCGGCACATCCTGGGGACAGAAACTGCCTAAAGCCGATGCCTTTCAGCAGGAAGACGAGTCGCCACTCGTAGTCTGGGTCACGCATCACGATATTCTGGTACCCGGATACGAAGAGCAGGGGCACTTGAGACCATACGAAATCGAAGGCGTGGCATACGTCGTGAATGGGCACATTCACCGACAGCTGGAAGACGTTCAAAAGGGACAGACCACCTGGGTTACTCCGGGAAATATTATCCGCCGCTCCCGTAGCGATGCTACGCAGGCACACATCCCCTCCGTTCTCAAGCTGGAAGTGACTGCAGCGGGCTGGCAGCGATCGAACCTTGTTATCCCGCATGAGGCGTTTAAGGATATCTTCCATCCCGAAGTACAGGATGAAACCGAGGAAGGACTCCCTTCCGCTTTTATTTCGGGACTGGCCGAATTACAGTCTCGCAGAACAGATACGGGGGCAGGTCTCAAACTGTTCCTGGAGAAAAATCTGCCACAGTTTGAAACAACCGTGGCAACTGAAATACAGAAATTAGCAGATGAGGTATCCAGCCATGACGAATGA
- a CDS encoding P-loop NTPase family protein, whose amino-acid sequence MSDMNGDMTSQTDAATTPAELRTPLSLQRRCWELSAVRKQKEKDQAQLNQQLQQTEAYLAISEQVTEALETLSGQLFEQELQMIQDKLTIALQEVLEQPLKLKAVAEWKRNAATVEFQIEREGNTEDIMRGQGGSVANILSVGLRMFALMTLDETEHRRILVLDEQDCWLRPDLVPRLVKIIHEAGQALGFQIIMISHHDPVMFERYADTIFQFTPSPEGVQVERIVTDRQQNDST is encoded by the coding sequence ATGAGCGATATGAACGGCGATATGACTTCTCAAACTGATGCGGCGACCACGCCTGCGGAACTGCGGACTCCCCTGAGTCTACAGCGTCGCTGCTGGGAATTATCCGCGGTACGCAAACAGAAAGAGAAGGATCAGGCGCAACTCAATCAGCAACTGCAGCAGACCGAAGCGTACCTGGCGATTTCAGAGCAGGTGACCGAAGCGCTGGAGACGCTGAGTGGACAGCTGTTCGAGCAGGAACTGCAGATGATTCAAGACAAACTGACCATCGCCTTGCAGGAAGTGCTGGAACAGCCACTCAAACTCAAGGCGGTTGCGGAGTGGAAACGTAACGCGGCTACCGTCGAGTTTCAGATCGAACGAGAAGGAAACACGGAAGACATCATGCGAGGGCAGGGGGGCTCGGTAGCGAATATCCTCTCGGTCGGCCTGCGAATGTTTGCGTTGATGACACTCGATGAAACAGAGCATCGACGCATACTGGTACTGGACGAACAGGATTGCTGGCTGCGGCCCGATCTGGTACCACGGTTAGTGAAAATTATTCATGAGGCGGGGCAGGCACTCGGCTTCCAGATTATCATGATCAGTCACCACGACCCGGTGATGTTTGAACGTTATGCCGATACCATCTTTCAGTTCACACCCTCTCCCGAAGGAGTCCAGGTGGAACGGATCGTAACGGACCGGCAGCAGAATGATTCAACCTGA